The following nucleotide sequence is from Sphingomonas panacisoli.
CTGCGCGACAACATGGGCACATCCCCCGCCGCGTTTCAGATCAGCACGTCCCCGCCGGTCGTCGCCAACGGGCGGCTGATCATCGGCGAGCGCGTGATCGACAATGTCGCGGTCGACGAACCGGCCGGGGTCGTCCGCGCTTATGATCCCGTGTCGGGCGCACCGGTGTGGGCGTGGGACATGGGGCGCAGCGACGACGCGATAGCGCCACTGGCCGGCACCGACGTCTACACGCGCGGGACGCCGAACGTCTGGGGCGCAATGACCGCCGATGCCGCAAACGGCATCGTGTACCTGGGCACCGGCAACGCGACGCCCGATTACTGGATCGGCAAGCGGCGGCCGTTCGACGACAAATACGGCTCGTCGATCGTCGCGCTCGATATCGCGACGGGCAAGATGCGCTGGCACCGCCAGCTCGTCCATCGCGACACCTGGGACATGGACGTACCGGTCGGGCCATCGCTGGTCGACCTGCCGCTGCCCAGCGGCGGTACCGTGCCTGCGCTCGTGCAGACGACCAAGATGGGGCAAGTCTATCTGCTCAACCGGCTGACCGGCGAGCCGCTCGCGGCGATCGAGGAACGGCCCGTTTCGACCAAGGGCGGCATGCCCGACGAGGCCTATTCGCCGACCCAGCCTTTCTCGGTCGGCATGCCGTCTTTCACGCCACCGCCGCCAACGGAACGCGCGACATGGGGTGCTACGCCGATCGATCAATTATTGTGTCGCATTGAGTTCAGAAAGGCAGGCGCGGCGGGCATCTACGCGCCCTTCAGCACGACCGACACGATCATCGGCCACCCGGCGTTCGACGGTGTGACCGACTGGGGCGGTGGGGCGGTCGACCCCGAACGCGGCATCTTTACGGTCAACACGATGGCGATGCCGTTTCGCATTCACCTCGTCCGCGCCGACAGCCCCGAAGGGCAGAAGATGATCAAGGCGGCCGAACGCGGGGGCGAGAACGCCAAGGCGCCGATCTATTATCAGCAATACGGCACGCCGTACGTCGCGGTCGTGCAAGCGTGGATCGGCGCGTTCGGCGCGCCGTGCAGCGCGCCGCCCTGGGGCAAGCTGACCGCGGTCGACCTCAAGACGCGCAAGGTCATGTGGAGCGACGTGCTCGGCACGGCGCGTGATACCGGCTTGTTCGGAACGCATCTTGGGCTGCCGCTGAAGACGGGTGTGCCCAATCTCGGCGGTACGATCATCACGCGCGGCGGCGTCGTGTTCATTGGCGCGACGACCGACCAGTATCTGCGCGCGTTCGACGTCAGAACCGGCGCCGAACTGTGGAAAGCGCGTCTTCCCGCCGGCGCGCAAGCGACGCCGATGACGTATCTGGGTAAGGACGGGCGGCAATATATCGTGATCACCGCCGGCGGGCATGGCGCGCTCGGGACACGCTACGGCGACTATACGCTGGCATTCGCCTTGCCGAAGGGCGGGTGATGAGCGGGGCGGTGTATTGCGGCGCGCCGCCGCTGCCCGACACGTTGATCGCGCGGTTCAATCTTGATCCGGTGCTGATCGCAGCGTTGGTGGCAGTCGCGGCGCTCCATCTGCGAGCCAACCCATCGATGGCGCGGCGAGTCCTTATCGGCTGGGGAGTGGCCGCGGCGGCGCTGATCTCGCCGCTATGTGCTTTGTCGGTGTCGCTGTTCGCCGCGCGGATTGCGCAACACATGATCCTGCTGCTGGCCGCCGCGCCGTTGGTCGCGAGCGCTTTGCCGTGTTGGCGCACGATCGCGACGCCGCGGTCGCTGTGGAGCGCGAACGCCGCGTTCCTTGCGCTCCTGTGGTTCTGGCATATGCCCAACCCTTACACGGCAACCTTCGCTTCGCCGGCGGTCTACTGGGCGATGCATTTGAGCCTGTCCGCAAGTGGCGTTTGGCTGTGGGTGGCCTTGCTGCGACAGCACACACCCCAGGCGCTCGCCGCGGGAACGCTGGCATCGGTCCAGATGGGATTACTCGGCGCCGTGATCAGCTTGGCCTCATGGCCGATGTACGCGCCGCACTATCTCACGACCGAGGTGTGGGGCCTGACGCCTATTCAGGACCAGCAGCTCGGCGGCACGCTGATGTGGGTGCCGGGATGCCTGCTGTTCCTTGGGATCGCGGTGCGGTCGCTCGCCAAAATGTGGCGGTCGATGGATGAAGCGGCGGCATGACCGGTGCGCCGCTCGGCTATCTGATCAGCGCGGGCACACGCGCGGCGACAATCGTTCCGCTGACCTGGTTTCTGACGATTCTGTCGGTCGTCGTCTGCGCTGTGATCGGCGCCCTGTTGTGGTTCGGCGTCGGGCGTGCGCGCGGTGAGCGCGCGCCGGTCGAGCGGCGCGGTGATGGGCTGGGCTGGATTCGCTGGGGGTTGGCGCTGAGCGCGCTTCCAATGGCCGTGACCTTGATCTGGACCATGGCGGCGTTGGGCCGGGTCGTCGGTCCGCCGCGCGACGCGAGGCTGACGATCGACGTCACCGCGCGGCAATATTGGTGGGAAGTGCGCTACGCCGACGCGGCGGGCAGCTTCGTCACCGCCAACGAGATCCACATTCCGACCGATACCAAAGTCGTCGTCCGGCTGCATGGCCCCGACGTGATCCACAGTTTCTGGGTGCCGCAGCTATCGGGCAAGACCGACGTCATTCCTGGCCAGATCAACGTCGCTTGGCTGGAGGCCTCACGCCCGGGGCGATACCGCGGACAGTGTTCCGAATATTGCGGCCTCGAACACGCCCAGATGGCGTTCGAGGTCGTCGCCGAACGGCCTGACCAGTTTGCCGCCTGGCGTGCCGGACAACAGCGACCAATTCCCTTGCCGGCAACGCCGGACGCGCAGCGCGGCCTCGTCGTGTTCAAGACCCAATGCGCGCAATGCCATGCCTTACGCGGGGTAGGTGGCGGCAGCGGTCCGGACCTCACGCATCTGATGAGCCGCGCCAAGATCGCAGCAGGCACGCTCGACAATACCACGGGCAACCTCGCGGGCTGGATCCTCGATCCGCAATCGGCGAAGCCGGGCAGCAAGATGCCGGCGCAGCCGCTTGACGGGCGCCAACTGAACGATTTGCTCGCGCTCTTGAAGACGCTCAAATGAGGCCGGCCGCGACGCGGACGCCGGAGATCGGCGACGACACGCCGAAACTCCGCGCGCGTCTACACCCGATCTGGGATGCCACGCCTGGCTGGCGCGGATGGTTTACGACAGTCGACCACAAGGAAATCGGCCTGCGATATATCGTCACCGCGTTCCTCCTGCTCGCGCTTGGCGGACTGGAGGCGCTGGCGATCAGGTTGCAGCTGATGGGCCCCGAGCTGCGGCTGTTGACGCCGGCGCAGTACAACCAGCTGTTCACGATGCACGGCATCACGATGATCTTTCTGTTCGCATCGCCCATCTTGTCGGGCTTCTCGAACTTTCTGTGGCCACTATTGCTCGGCGCGCGCGACATGGCGTTTCCGCGGCTCAATGCGTTCAGCTATTGGGCGTATCTCGCCGCCGCTTTGTTTCTCCACGCCGGTTTCGTGAGCGGCAACGGGCCGGACGACGGCTGGTTCAACTATGTGCCTTATGCCGATCGCGCGTTCAGCCCGGGCCCGGGCCAGGATTTTTACGCGCTCGGCATGGTGCTGCTCGGCATTTCGACGAGCGTGGGCGCGGCGAACTTCGTCGTAACCGCGTTCAAGATGCGCGCCCCCGGCATGTCGATCAACCGCATGCCGATCCTGATCTGGGGGACGCTGACCGCCAGCGTCGCGAACCTCGTCGTCGTGCCTGCGGTCAGCTTGGCCTTCTTCCTGCTATGGATGGACCGCCAATTCGGCACCGCCTTCTTCCGGCCGGCGGGCGGCGGCCAGCCATTGCTGTGGCAGCACCTGTTCTGGATCTTCGGGCACCCCTGGGTCTATGCGATCGTGCTGCCGGCGATGGGCATGGTGTCGGACGGGTTGCCGGTGTTCTGCCGGCGGCCGCTGGTCGGCTATTCGCTGGTCGCGCTATCGACGGTGGCGACGATGATCCTGGGGTTCGGCGTGTGGGTCCATCACATGTTCGCGACCGGGTTGCCGGGCCTGAGCCTGTCCTTCTTCTCGGGCGCGTCGATCGTCATCACCGTGCCCAGCGCGGTCGCGGTGTTCGCGTGGTTGGCGACGATTTGGACCGGCAAGCCCTATGTCACGACCGCCTTCCTGTTCTTCGCCTCAATGGTCCTGTTGTTCGTGATCGGCGGCGTGTCGGGGTTCATGACCGCCAGCGTGCCGGTCGACTGGCAATTGACCGACACCTATTTCGTCGTCGCGCACCTTCATTTCGTGCTCGTCGGGATCAACGTATTTCCGGTGGTCGGCGCGACCTATTTCTGGTTCCCCAAGCTGACCGGGCGGATGATGGACGAGCAGCTGGGGCGGTGGAATTTCTGGACGATGTTCCTCGGGTTCAATCTGGGGTTCCTGCCGATGCATCTGACCGGACTGCTCGGCATGCCGCGGCGCGTGTGGACCTATCCGGCGGGCATTGGTTGGTCGACGCTCAACATGATCACGACGATCGGCAGCTTCGCGTTCGCGGTCGGCGTGCTGCTGTTCTTCGTCAACGTCGCGAAGAGCTGGCGGCGCGGCGCGAAAGCCGAGGCCGATCCGTGGGGCGGGCCGACGCTCGAATGGGCGGTCGCGTCCCCGCCGGCACCATATAATTTCGCCGTGATTCCAACGATCGCCTCGCGTCACCCGCTGTGGGAGGAGGAACTTGACGAAAGCCGCGGCCGGTCGTCGCTCGCACGCGGCATGACGCTGGACCGCGGCAAGGAGGCGATCACCACTACCCCAATGGATGCCGAGCCCGATCGCATCGTGGAGATGCCCGAAGACAGCTGGGCACCGGTGGCACTCGCCGTTGCATTGCAGGTGCTGTTCGTCGCTTTGCTCGCCAAGTTTTGGGCGGCGATCGCGATCGGTGGATTGCTGGTGCTTGGCGCCTTGTTGCTGTGGCTCTGGCCGCAACGCGCGCTGCTCGAACGCGAGCCGGCGCATGGCTGACCGCGTCATCGCTCAGCCTGCCGCCTTGCCGGTCGGCCCGATCGGCCGGCACGGGCTTGGACAATGGGGCATCGGCGCGTTGATCGCGAGCGAAGCGGCTTTGTTCTCCTATCTGCTGTTCGCTTACTATTACACCGCCGCCAGCGCCCAGCCCGGCTGGCTGCTTGAGGCGCGGCCGGCGATGTGGCCGGCGCTGCCCAATACGGTTCTGCTGCTCGCTTCGAGTTTCGTCGCCTGGTTTGGCGAGAAAGGCGTCGAGAAGGGCAATCGCGCGCAGGCTCTAGCGGGGCTCGGCGGCGCCTTTGTCATGGGCGCGGTGTTCGCCACGGTACAAATGAAGGAATGGGCCGATAAGCCGTACCGACCCGATACGTCGAGCTATGCCTCGCTTTATTTCACCACGACCGGGCTGCACATGGCGCACGTGGTTGCCGGGCTGATCATCCTTGCGATAATGGGGCTGTGGGTGGCACTCGACTATTTCTCGCCGCGCCGCCGGATCGTCGTCTCGGCGGGCATTCTCTACTGGCATTTCGTCGATATCGTCTGGCTGTTCGTGTTTACGACCTATTATCTGACCCCGTGGCTGGGGTTCGGTCGATGAGTCGCGAAACTCATCCCGCGCCCCATCGCGACAAATTGTCGCCGCTTGTCGCATCGCTGTTGCTTTATACCGGTCCATTGGCGTGGCCCGCACAGATCTGCATTGGTACGGCAATGACGAGTTGGCCGTGCTTTCCCAGCGCGATCCGCCGGACGGCACCGCTCGCGGGATACGACTGGGCGCGGACTGGTGCAGTGATCTTGCTCGCGGTATGCGCTGTGCTGGCGGCCATCGCGGGAGCAACGGCCTGGCGCCACTTTCGGCGCGTGCGCGATGAGGCGTCGGGTGGGCACGACGCATTGGCCGAGATCGGGCATGGCCGCACGCGCTTCGTCGCGTTGTGGGGCGCGTATCTCGGGGCGGGGTTCGCATTGGCGACGCTGGTTACCTTGGCGGGTTTCCTGCTGGTGCCGCAATGTCTCGGCTGATCCTGGTGCCGATGCTGATGCTGACGGCATGCGCGCCGGCGGGGCGCGACGACACCCGCGTTTTGATCGCATCGCAATGCGCAGCCTGTCACATCGTCACCGGCGTCCCCACGGCGCGCGGCCGGGTCGGCCCTTCGCTCGTCGGCATCGGGCGACGCCGGTACATCGCCGGGACTCTGCCGAACACCCCTGCCAATCTGCGCCGGTTTCTCGAACATCCCCAGTCGGTCCAGCCGCGCGGCGCGATGCCGGAGCTTGGCCTGACGCCGCAACAGGCGAACGCGATCGCGGCTTATTTGGAGACCGCCGGAGGTTCCTGAGGCGACCGCGCGCGTTGCCGCCACCGAGTGAACTGATCGGGCGTCATGACGCCCATCGCCTCGACGAACGCGACGACCTGGGCGACTTGCTCATCCGACTGAACTTCGCCCCAAGCCGGCATGCCCGTCATCTTCACGCCGTCATGCACCAAGGTGTAGAGCTCCGCATGCGTCCACCGCTTCGGCGCGTCGAGCAGATAGGGCGGCGTCGGCAGCATCGCGCGTGCCCAATCCGCGCGGGGCGTACCCGGACCGCCGTGGCACGACAGGCACCTGGTCTCGTACAGCCGCGCGCCCGAGAGCAACGTCGCGTCGTCGCGTGCCAGCCGCGGCACCGGGCCGGTTGACCGGCGACGCACCGAATTGGTCATCGTGACGTGCACACCCCAAGCGAACAACTTCGAATGCGGCTGCGTGGCGCTGGTGTTAAACGTGATGCCGGTGATGACGAGAAGGAAATAGATCGCGCCCGCCACCGCGACTGTGGCAACGCCGAGTAGCCATCCTGGTCCCAGCTGCTTCAGCGTCGCCCTTATCATTGCAACGTGCCGAGATAGGCGGCGACATCGCGAAGTTGCGCGTCGCTCAGATGCTGGCCGGGCATCACGCTTCCCTTCACCACGGCATCGGGCGAGCGGAGGAAAAGGATGAGGTTGGCGGGAGTGTTGGGGATCGCGCCCGCGATCATTCGCTGACGCGCAAATCCGCTGAGCGGCGGCCCGACCTTGCCGTCGGCTTCTTCGATACCAGGAATGACATGACAGGAACCGCACGCCTGTTGCGTGATCAGGACGGCCCCCCGCGCAGCGGCATCCCGCGTCGCGGTTCGGGGCTCGCCATGGCAGGCAGTGAGCGAAGCCGAGACGATGGCGGTCGTTAGCAGCCTCGTCGTGCCCGCGCCGAGAACATATTGATGATAGCGGTCGATCACGATCGAATACGCGAGCTACCGGCCGCTTACGCGCCAGACGACATTACCGGCATCGTCCGCAATCAGCAGCGCGCCGCGACCGTCTATCGCGACGCCGACCGGCCGGCCCTGCGCCTTACCGTCCTTGACGAAGCCGGTGACGACATCGATCGGCTTGCCGGCCGGACGACCATTTGCAAACGCTATGTAGACGACCTTGTAGCCATTGAGCTGACCGCGGTTCCAGCTGCCATGTTCGCCGACGAACGCACCACTGCGATATTGCGGCGGCAACGCAGCGGCGTTCGCGCTGAACGTCATACCAAGCGGGGCGACGTGCGAACTCAGCGCGTAATCGGGTGGGATCGCACGCGCGACAAGATCGGGCCGCTGTGGTTCGACACGAGGATCTATGTTCTGACCAAAATAGCTGTACGGCCAACCGTAGAACGCGCCGTCCCGCACCGATGTCATATAGTCCGGAACGAGATTCGGCCCGAGTTCATCGCGTTCGTTGACGACCGCCCATAATTGATTGCTCGTCGGTTCGAACGACAGCCCGTTCGGGTTGCGCAGCCCGGTCGCGAAGGCGCGATGCGCGCCGGTCACACGATCCACCTCCCAGATGCGCGCGCGATCCTTTTCGGCCTCCATGCCGTTTTCGGTGATGTTGCTGTTCGATCCGATGCCGACATAAAGCTTGGTACCGTCGGGGCTGGCGACCAGGCTCTTGGTCCAGTGATGGTCGATCGGGCCACCGGGCAACTCCGTCAGGACGGTCGGTTTGGCGGTAATCCGGGTCTCGCCGGGCTGATACGGGAAGCGCAAGATCGCGTCGGTGTCCGCGACGTAGAGATCGCCGCCGACCAGCGCGACGCCGAACGGCGCGTTGAGATGATTGATCAGGACAGTGCGCACCTCCGGTTTGCCGTCGCCGTCCGCGTCGCGCAGCAGCGTGATGCGGCTTTCGCCCTTCACCTTGGAATGACCGAACCCCTGTATGAACCCGACGACGATATCCTTCGGCCGGGTGACGGGTTCCTCGGGCGCCTTGGCTTCGACGGCGAGGACGTCTCCATTGGGCAGCGTATAGACCGATCGGACATTGTGGAACCCGGTCGCGAAGGCCGATATCTGCAATCCGGCCGCCACGGTCGGTGTCGCGCCGTTTGCCCAGGGCTCTACGCTCGCCACGTGCATCGGCGGAACGAGATATTGGTTGATGGCGGGCAATTTGGGGTTGGGACCGACCTGGTCGTCGGTGTTACCACCCCCGCTGCTGCAGGCGGCGAGCAGCAACATCGCCGACGATACGGTGAATGCTCGCGTCTTCATGCCGCCACTTCCCGGCGCGCGGAATAGCCGAGCCATCCCGTGACCAGCACCAGCACCGCCGTAATTGCCGAAAGAATGATCCCGGTCGGAACCACCGATGTCCACGCATCGCGGCTGTGAATGAAGCCGTTAATCATCGCGACGATCAGCACCAAGATGGTCAGGATGGAGTGAAGCGAGGAACGACGACGCGCGGTATCGCCGACCAGCATAGTATCGACGATGCCGGCGATGGCCGCGACGATCGCCATGAAGACGCCGCCGGCGATTAGCCACACCGAAAAGTTGGCCCACTGCATGTTTGCGCTGTCGGCGTAGGCCCAGTCGCTGAAAAAGGCGGCGACGAAAAAAGCGAGCGGGAACGCTGCCAGAATGCCGTGGAGTGGCACAAAGATAGTTGCTGCCAAAGGACGTGGACGGGCCAAGCTTATTCTCCCAAGAACTTGGGTTCTAAACGCTCCGAATGCTTTTTCAGGTTCTCCGGAAAAGGGGCGGGCAGAAAAATATTTGGAGTCAATGTGCGCGACAGCAGATAGCTCCTGCCATTAGTTCGACGGTTTCGCGTCCAAGCGCTGTGGCGATGCAGCAGGCGTACCGCCCATGAAAGGTGCGAGCTTTATCAGGATTACGGAGCGCTGCTTGGATGAAAACTTCCCGCTTAGAATTTTCAGATTGCTGGCGATCAATCTGCTCCAGTTATATGGCTGAGGCTGGATTTCTGGCATCTCTCGCGCTCGGAACTTCAATCGGTGCGCAACGTTGCTGACCCGGTTAACAACAGGGAAAAACGCCATGGGCAAAGGCATTCTCTTGTGGCTGCTGGGGGTTCCGATCCCCGTGATCATCCTCCTAGCGCTGATTTGGCACTGACCGTGGCGCTCGATCCCTACAGCCGCCCCGATGCTAATTTGTATCCGGGCCACTCGCTCGACGGACCGTCGCCTTCGGCGGTGTCGTTATCATCAATCATCGCCGGCACAGTTGCCGCGATTGCGCTGACGATCACACTCGGACTTATCGGAACGGGGTTTGGTCTGGCCTCAGTCTCGATATGGCCGGGCGCGGGCGCCAGTCCGAAGTCGTTTACGATCGGTGCCGGGCTTTGGCTGATCGTTACGCAGTGGCTGTCGGCGGCCGTCGGTGGCT
It contains:
- the ctaD gene encoding cytochrome c oxidase subunit I, which codes for MRPAATRTPEIGDDTPKLRARLHPIWDATPGWRGWFTTVDHKEIGLRYIVTAFLLLALGGLEALAIRLQLMGPELRLLTPAQYNQLFTMHGITMIFLFASPILSGFSNFLWPLLLGARDMAFPRLNAFSYWAYLAAALFLHAGFVSGNGPDDGWFNYVPYADRAFSPGPGQDFYALGMVLLGISTSVGAANFVVTAFKMRAPGMSINRMPILIWGTLTASVANLVVVPAVSLAFFLLWMDRQFGTAFFRPAGGGQPLLWQHLFWIFGHPWVYAIVLPAMGMVSDGLPVFCRRPLVGYSLVALSTVATMILGFGVWVHHMFATGLPGLSLSFFSGASIVITVPSAVAVFAWLATIWTGKPYVTTAFLFFASMVLLFVIGGVSGFMTASVPVDWQLTDTYFVVAHLHFVLVGINVFPVVGATYFWFPKLTGRMMDEQLGRWNFWTMFLGFNLGFLPMHLTGLLGMPRRVWTYPAGIGWSTLNMITTIGSFAFAVGVLLFFVNVAKSWRRGAKAEADPWGGPTLEWAVASPPAPYNFAVIPTIASRHPLWEEELDESRGRSSLARGMTLDRGKEAITTTPMDAEPDRIVEMPEDSWAPVALAVALQVLFVALLAKFWAAIAIGGLLVLGALLLWLWPQRALLEREPAHG
- a CDS encoding c-type cytochrome, with amino-acid sequence MIDRYHQYVLGAGTTRLLTTAIVSASLTACHGEPRTATRDAAARGAVLITQQACGSCHVIPGIEEADGKVGPPLSGFARQRMIAGAIPNTPANLILFLRSPDAVVKGSVMPGQHLSDAQLRDVAAYLGTLQ
- a CDS encoding cytochrome c oxidase assembly protein; amino-acid sequence: MSGAVYCGAPPLPDTLIARFNLDPVLIAALVAVAALHLRANPSMARRVLIGWGVAAAALISPLCALSVSLFAARIAQHMILLLAAAPLVASALPCWRTIATPRSLWSANAAFLALLWFWHMPNPYTATFASPAVYWAMHLSLSASGVWLWVALLRQHTPQALAAGTLASVQMGLLGAVISLASWPMYAPHYLTTEVWGLTPIQDQQLGGTLMWVPGCLLFLGIAVRSLAKMWRSMDEAAA
- a CDS encoding c-type cytochrome gives rise to the protein MLMLTACAPAGRDDTRVLIASQCAACHIVTGVPTARGRVGPSLVGIGRRRYIAGTLPNTPANLRRFLEHPQSVQPRGAMPELGLTPQQANAIAAYLETAGGS
- a CDS encoding cytochrome c oxidase subunit 3, producing the protein MADRVIAQPAALPVGPIGRHGLGQWGIGALIASEAALFSYLLFAYYYTAASAQPGWLLEARPAMWPALPNTVLLLASSFVAWFGEKGVEKGNRAQALAGLGGAFVMGAVFATVQMKEWADKPYRPDTSSYASLYFTTTGLHMAHVVAGLIILAIMGLWVALDYFSPRRRIVVSAGILYWHFVDIVWLFVFTTYYLTPWLGFGR
- a CDS encoding DUF2231 domain-containing protein; amino-acid sequence: MARPRPLAATIFVPLHGILAAFPLAFFVAAFFSDWAYADSANMQWANFSVWLIAGGVFMAIVAAIAGIVDTMLVGDTARRRSSLHSILTILVLIVAMINGFIHSRDAWTSVVPTGIILSAITAVLVLVTGWLGYSARREVAA
- a CDS encoding PQQ-dependent sugar dehydrogenase; the protein is MKTRAFTVSSAMLLLAACSSGGGNTDDQVGPNPKLPAINQYLVPPMHVASVEPWANGATPTVAAGLQISAFATGFHNVRSVYTLPNGDVLAVEAKAPEEPVTRPKDIVVGFIQGFGHSKVKGESRITLLRDADGDGKPEVRTVLINHLNAPFGVALVGGDLYVADTDAILRFPYQPGETRITAKPTVLTELPGGPIDHHWTKSLVASPDGTKLYVGIGSNSNITENGMEAEKDRARIWEVDRVTGAHRAFATGLRNPNGLSFEPTSNQLWAVVNERDELGPNLVPDYMTSVRDGAFYGWPYSYFGQNIDPRVEPQRPDLVARAIPPDYALSSHVAPLGMTFSANAAALPPQYRSGAFVGEHGSWNRGQLNGYKVVYIAFANGRPAGKPIDVVTGFVKDGKAQGRPVGVAIDGRGALLIADDAGNVVWRVSGR
- a CDS encoding c-type cytochrome; translated protein: MIRATLKQLGPGWLLGVATVAVAGAIYFLLVITGITFNTSATQPHSKLFAWGVHVTMTNSVRRRSTGPVPRLARDDATLLSGARLYETRCLSCHGGPGTPRADWARAMLPTPPYLLDAPKRWTHAELYTLVHDGVKMTGMPAWGEVQSDEQVAQVVAFVEAMGVMTPDQFTRWRQRARSPQEPPAVSK
- a CDS encoding membrane-bound PQQ-dependent dehydrogenase, glucose/quinate/shikimate family, with translation MWRIYSNLTGWLLAILGGFFVVAGGELAWLGGSIYYLLAGIALIVSGALIGRGDRRGQWLYLAIWVATWLWAIWEVGFDTLQLIPRVVAPTVLLLLVGLTLVARRPGRHAGKRVGAIAATGLAGLIGLHFVLPASLHAAPAPGALPPSSQPPSGDWSSYGGTLAGDRFSPLDQITPANVANLKLVWTQRTGDGVMPDEAVKHLREYHSEATPIHIGDTLFTCTPHSYVQAIDATTGKTRWSWHTNADIKGNSYLVCRGVSYFEAPAGTPCPRRIFAPTFDAKMYALDADTGRPCPTFGKGGYIDLRDNMGTSPAAFQISTSPPVVANGRLIIGERVIDNVAVDEPAGVVRAYDPVSGAPVWAWDMGRSDDAIAPLAGTDVYTRGTPNVWGAMTADAANGIVYLGTGNATPDYWIGKRRPFDDKYGSSIVALDIATGKMRWHRQLVHRDTWDMDVPVGPSLVDLPLPSGGTVPALVQTTKMGQVYLLNRLTGEPLAAIEERPVSTKGGMPDEAYSPTQPFSVGMPSFTPPPPTERATWGATPIDQLLCRIEFRKAGAAGIYAPFSTTDTIIGHPAFDGVTDWGGGAVDPERGIFTVNTMAMPFRIHLVRADSPEGQKMIKAAERGGENAKAPIYYQQYGTPYVAVVQAWIGAFGAPCSAPPWGKLTAVDLKTRKVMWSDVLGTARDTGLFGTHLGLPLKTGVPNLGGTIITRGGVVFIGATTDQYLRAFDVRTGAELWKARLPAGAQATPMTYLGKDGRQYIVITAGGHGALGTRYGDYTLAFALPKGG
- the coxB gene encoding cytochrome c oxidase subunit II; the protein is MTGAPLGYLISAGTRAATIVPLTWFLTILSVVVCAVIGALLWFGVGRARGERAPVERRGDGLGWIRWGLALSALPMAVTLIWTMAALGRVVGPPRDARLTIDVTARQYWWEVRYADAAGSFVTANEIHIPTDTKVVVRLHGPDVIHSFWVPQLSGKTDVIPGQINVAWLEASRPGRYRGQCSEYCGLEHAQMAFEVVAERPDQFAAWRAGQQRPIPLPATPDAQRGLVVFKTQCAQCHALRGVGGGSGPDLTHLMSRAKIAAGTLDNTTGNLAGWILDPQSAKPGSKMPAQPLDGRQLNDLLALLKTLK